From Meles meles chromosome 5, mMelMel3.1 paternal haplotype, whole genome shotgun sequence, one genomic window encodes:
- the LOC123942275 gene encoding olfactory receptor 2B11-like — protein sequence MSLGNASTPKVFILLGFSDHPWLEMPFFIMVFVAYICTLVGNISIIVVSKVDPHLDSPMYFFLSNLSFLDLCFTTTTIRQLLWNLWGPDKSISYGGCVAQFYMFHFLGATECILLAVMSVDWYVAIYKSLRYQAIMGRRFCVSLVAVAWISGLANSLLQSFRTIQLPLCGNNKVDDFLCEIPVMIKVSCVDTTLNVTMLSLVGTIFTLVPLSLILLSYGFIVATVLRIRSSTGNKKAFNTCGSHDFVVSLFCGPVICMYVQPSGTKSQDKEKLMALFYSLLTPMLNPFIYTLRKKDMKGAIRRLLLSLNHQRRE from the coding sequence ATGAGTCTGGGCAATGCAAGTACTCCAAAGGTCTTCATCCTCTTGGGTTTCTCTGACCATCCCTGGTTGGAAATGCCGTTCTTCATAATGGTGTTTGTGGCTTACATCTGCACACTGGTTGGAAACATCTCGATTATTGTGGTGTCCAAGGTAGACCCTCATCTTGACAGCCCTatgtactttttcctttccaacctCTCCTTCCTGGACCTGTGTTTTACCACAACCACCATCCGTCAACTGCTGTGGAATCTCTGGGGACCAGATAAATCTATCAGTTATGGAGGCTGTGTGGCCCAATTCTATATGTTTCACTTCCTGGGAGCCACAGAATGCATCCTCTTGGCGGTCATGTCCGTGGATTGGTACGTGGCCATCTACAAGTCCTTGAGGTACCAGGCTATCATGGGTCGGCGATTCTGTGTCTCCTTGGTGGCTGTCGCATGGATAAGTGGTTTGGCTAACTCCTTGCTTCAGTCGTTCCGCACTATTCAGCTGCCACTTTGTGGTAACAACAAGGTGGATGACTTCCTGTGTGAGATTCCAGTGATGATCAAGGTGTCCTGTGTCGATACCACTTTGAATGTAACTATGCTCTCTCTTGTAGGGACGATCTTTACCCTGGTTCCGTTGTCTCTTATCCTTCTCTCCTATGGGTTCATTGTAGCTACAGTACTCAGAATTCGGTCATCAACAGGAAACAAGAAGGCCTTCAACACCTGTGGCTCTCATGattttgtggtctctctcttctgTGGGCCAGTAATATGCATGTATGTGCAACCTTCTGGTACTAAATCCCAGGACAAGGAGAAACTCATGGCCCTGTTCTACAGTCTGCTGACTCCTATGCTTAACCCTTTTATTTATACTTTGAGGAAAAAGGACATGAAAGGGGCAATAAGGAGGCTTCTCCTCTCATTGAACCATCAGAGAAGAGAATAA